In one Diceros bicornis minor isolate mBicDic1 chromosome 2, mDicBic1.mat.cur, whole genome shotgun sequence genomic region, the following are encoded:
- the PDHB gene encoding pyruvate dehydrogenase E1 component subunit beta, mitochondrial — protein sequence MAAVSGLVRRPLEQVSGFLRRRFHRTAPAALQVTVREAINQGMDEELERDEKVFLLGEEVAQYDGAYKVSRGLWKKYGDKRIIDTPISEMGFAGIAVGAAMAGLRPICEFMTFNFSMQAIDQVINSAAKTYYMSGGLQPVPIVFRGPNGASAGVAAQHSQCFAAWYGHCPGLKVVSPWNSEDAKGLIKSAIRDNNPVVMLENELMYGVPFELSSEAQSKDFLVPIGKAKIERQGTHITVVSHSRPVGHCLEAATVLSKEGIECEVINMRTIRPMDIETIEASVMKTNHLVTVEGGWPQFGVGAEICARIMEGPAFNFLDAPAVRVTGADVPMPYAKILEDNSVPQVKDIIFAIKKTLNI from the exons ATGGCGGCGGTATCTGGGCTGGTGCGGAGACCCCTGGAGCAG gTCTCCGGGTTCCTGAGGAGACGCTTTCACCGGACGGCGCCGGCGGCGCTACAG GTGACAGTTCGTGAGGCTATAAATCAAGGTATGGATGAGGAGCTGGAAAGAGATGAGAAGGTGTTTCTTCTTGGGGAAGAAGTTGCCCAGTATGATGGGGCATACAAG GTTAGTCGAGGCCTGTGGAAGAAATATGGAGATAAGAGGATCATAGACACGCCCATATCTGAG ATGGGCTTTGCTGGAATTGCTGTAGGGGCAGCTATG GCTGGATTGCGGCCCATTTGTGAATTTATGACCTTCAATTTTTCTATGCAAGCCATTGACCAGGTTATAAACTCTGCTGCCAAGACCTACTACATGTCAGGGGGCCTTCAGCCTGTGCCCATAGTCTTCAGGGGGCCCAATGGCGCCTCAGCCGGCGTAGCTGCCCAGCACTCACAGTGCTTTGCTGCCTGGTATGGGCACTGCCCAGGCTTAAAGGTGGTCAGCCCCTGGAATTCAGAGGATGCAAAAGGACTTATTAAATCAGCCATTCGGGATAACAATCCAG tGGTGATGCTAGAGAATGAATTGATGTATGGAGTTCCTTTTGAACTTTCCTCAGAAGCTCAGTCAAAAGATTTTCTGGTTCCTATTGGAAAAGCCAAAATAGAAAGGCAAG GGACACACATAACTGTAGTTTCCCATTCAAGACCTGTGGGCCACTGCTTAGAAGCTGCAACAGTGCTGTCTAAAGAGGGAATTGAATGTGAG GTGATAAATATGCGAACCATCAGACCAATGGACATTGAAACAATAGAAGCCAGCGTCATGAAGACCAATCATCTTGTAACTGTGGAAGGAGGCTGGCCACAGTTTGGAGTGGGAGCTGAAATCTGTGCCAGGATCATGGAAG GCCCTGCATTCAATTTTCTGGATGCTCCTGCAGTTCGTGTCACCGGTGCTGATGTCCCTATGCCTTATGCAAAGATTCTAGAAGACAACTCTGTACCTCAGGTTAAagacatcatatttgcaataaagaaaacattaaatatcTAG